A single genomic interval of Bradyrhizobium sp. AZCC 1693 harbors:
- a CDS encoding 2-hydroxyacid dehydrogenase has translation MSVKKKPLVVVTRKLPDSIETRMRELFDARLNLDDTPMTPEQIADAVRTADVLVPTVTDMIGEALLKDPECKLRMIANFGNGVDNIDVTSAHARGITVTNTPKVLTEDTADMTMALILAVPRRLIEGATILTEGKNWEGWSPTWMLGHRIGGKRLGIVGMGRIGQAVARRARAFGLQIHYHNRRPVAPVIAEELGATYWESLDQMLARMDIISVNCPHTPATYHLLSARRLKLIRKDAYIVNTARGGVIDEDTLIKLIEAGDIGGAGLDVYEHEPAINPKLVRLAKAGKVTLLPHMGSATIEGRVEMGEKVIINIRTFLDNHKPPDRVLPSML, from the coding sequence ATGTCGGTCAAGAAAAAACCTCTCGTCGTCGTCACCCGCAAGCTGCCGGACTCGATCGAGACCCGGATGCGCGAGCTGTTCGATGCGCGGTTGAATCTCGACGACACGCCGATGACGCCGGAACAGATCGCGGACGCGGTCCGCACCGCCGACGTGCTGGTGCCGACCGTCACCGACATGATCGGTGAGGCGCTCCTCAAGGACCCCGAATGCAAGCTGCGCATGATCGCCAATTTCGGCAACGGCGTCGACAATATCGACGTCACGTCGGCGCATGCGCGCGGCATCACGGTGACCAACACGCCGAAAGTGCTGACCGAAGACACTGCCGACATGACCATGGCGCTGATTCTTGCGGTGCCGCGGCGGTTGATCGAAGGCGCCACCATTCTGACCGAGGGCAAGAACTGGGAGGGATGGTCGCCGACCTGGATGCTCGGCCACCGCATCGGCGGCAAGCGCCTCGGCATCGTCGGCATGGGCCGCATCGGACAGGCCGTGGCCCGCCGGGCGCGCGCCTTCGGCCTGCAGATCCATTATCACAACCGCCGCCCCGTAGCGCCCGTTATCGCCGAGGAGCTCGGCGCGACCTATTGGGAAAGCCTCGACCAGATGCTGGCGCGGATGGACATCATCTCGGTGAACTGTCCGCATACGCCGGCGACCTATCATTTGCTATCGGCACGGCGGCTGAAGCTGATCCGGAAAGACGCCTATATCGTCAACACCGCGCGCGGCGGGGTGATCGACGAAGACACCTTGATCAAGCTGATCGAAGCCGGCGACATCGGCGGCGCCGGCCTCGACGTCTACGAGCACGAGCCCGCCATCAATCCGAAACTGGTGCGGCTGGCCAAGGCCGGCAAGGTGACGCTGCTGCCGCATATGGGCTCGGCCACCATCGAAGGCCGCGTTGAAATGGGCGAGAAGGTGATCATCAATATCAGGACCTTCCTCGACAACCACAAGCCGCCGGATCGCGTGCTGCCCAGCATGCTGTGA
- a CDS encoding SH3 domain-containing protein: protein MALGRFCSVAVLAGCWLLASVSTGFSAKDSATTSGLPVPRYVSLKSDHVNVRAGPTKDNDVAWIYTRSGLPVEITAEFENWRRVRDSEGSEGWVYHSLLSGRRTAVVTMKTKDELASLYDRPDPSSAIAARLQVGVVAQVRKCANGWCRVVGNGFDGWIEQQRLWGVYADEKVE from the coding sequence ATGGCGTTGGGGCGTTTCTGTTCGGTGGCGGTGCTGGCGGGGTGCTGGCTTTTGGCATCGGTCAGCACAGGGTTTTCGGCCAAGGATTCGGCCACCACGAGCGGCCTGCCGGTGCCGCGATATGTCAGCCTCAAATCCGACCACGTGAATGTCCGGGCCGGTCCGACCAAGGATAACGATGTCGCCTGGATCTATACCCGTTCGGGCCTGCCGGTCGAAATCACCGCCGAGTTCGAGAACTGGCGCCGCGTGCGCGATTCCGAAGGCTCCGAGGGCTGGGTCTATCATTCCCTGCTGTCCGGCCGCCGCACTGCGGTCGTCACCATGAAGACCAAGGACGAGCTTGCCTCGCTCTATGATCGTCCCGATCCGAGCAGCGCGATTGCGGCGCGCCTGCAGGTCGGCGTCGTCGCCCAGGTCAGGAAATGCGCCAATGGCTGGTGCCGCGTGGTCGGCAATGGCTTTGACGGCTGGATCGAGCAGCAGCGCCTGTGGGGCGTCTACGCCGACGAGAAGGTGGAGTGA
- the irrA gene encoding iron response transcriptional regulator IrrA has protein sequence MNDQASPLNDDGIDPAARAAGHQPALTGCPWHDVNEMLQAAGLRPTRQRMALGWLLFGKGARHLTAEMLYEEATLAKVPVSLATVYNTLNQLTDAGLLRQVSVDGTKTYFDTNVTAHHHFYLENNHELVDIPDPHLVLSKMPDVPEGYEIARVDMVVRLRKKR, from the coding sequence ATGAACGACCAAGCCTCACCCCTGAACGACGACGGGATCGATCCGGCCGCCCGGGCCGCCGGACATCAGCCGGCGTTGACCGGCTGTCCCTGGCACGACGTCAACGAAATGCTGCAGGCCGCCGGTCTCCGGCCGACCCGCCAGCGCATGGCGCTGGGCTGGCTGCTGTTCGGCAAGGGCGCCCGCCATCTGACCGCGGAAATGCTGTACGAGGAAGCGACGCTGGCCAAGGTTCCGGTGTCGCTGGCGACCGTCTACAACACGCTCAATCAGCTCACCGATGCGGGTCTCTTGCGCCAGGTATCGGTCGACGGCACCAAGACCTATTTCGACACCAACGTCACCGCGCACCACCACTTCTATCTCGAGAACAACCACGAGCTGGTCGACATTCCCGACCCGCATCTGGTGCTATCGAAGATGCCGGACGTGCCGGAAGGCTACGAAATCGCGCGCGTCGACATGGTCGTGCGGCTGCGCAAGAAACGCTAA
- the fabA gene encoding 3-hydroxyacyl-[acyl-carrier-protein] dehydratase FabA yields the protein MLDRRSGYEYEDLLACGRGEMFGPGNAQLPLPPMLMFDRITEITEKGGEFGKGLIRAELDVKPDLWFFGCHFKNDPVMPGCLGLDAMWQMVGFYLGWIGGEGRGRALGLGELKFSGQVLPNARKVVYNIDMKRVMRSKLVLGVGDGWLSMDGEIIYRAKDLKVGLFKQGSAPG from the coding sequence ATGCTGGATCGGCGCAGCGGTTATGAATACGAGGACTTGCTGGCCTGTGGCCGCGGCGAGATGTTCGGCCCGGGCAATGCGCAGCTGCCGCTGCCGCCGATGCTGATGTTCGACCGTATCACCGAGATCACCGAAAAAGGCGGGGAATTCGGCAAGGGTCTGATTCGGGCCGAACTCGATGTGAAGCCGGACCTGTGGTTCTTCGGCTGCCATTTCAAGAACGATCCGGTCATGCCGGGCTGCCTCGGCCTGGACGCGATGTGGCAGATGGTCGGGTTCTACCTTGGCTGGATCGGCGGCGAGGGGCGCGGCCGGGCACTGGGTCTGGGGGAATTGAAGTTCTCCGGCCAGGTGCTGCCGAACGCCCGCAAGGTTGTGTACAACATCGACATGAAACGCGTGATGCGCTCAAAGCTGGTGCTTGGCGTCGGCGACGGCTGGCTTTCCATGGATGGCGAGATTATCTATCGCGCCAAGGACCTCAAGGTCGGGTTGTTCAAGCAGGGCTCTGCGCCGGGCTGA
- the fabB gene encoding beta-ketoacyl-ACP synthase I, which translates to MKRVVITGMGIVSSIGNNTQEVLASLHDAKSGIKRAEKYAELGFRSQVQGAPTLNPADVIDRRAMRFLGEGAAWNHVAMEQAIQDSGLSPEEVSDVRTGIIMGSGGPSARTIVEAADITRSKGPKRVGPFAVPKAMSSTASATLATWFKIKGVNYSISSACATSNHCIGNAYETIQIGKQDMIFAGGCEELDWSLSVLFDAMGAMSSKYNDTPAIASRPYDISRDGFVIAGGAGVVVLEELERAKARGARIYAEVVGYGATSDGYDMVAPSGEGAERCMRMALETVKTPIDYINPHATSTPAGDPPEIEAIRKVFGTGDKCPPISATKALTGHSLGATGVQEAIYSLLMMNNGFVCESANITELDPVFADMPIVRKRIDNAKLGTVLSNSFGFGGTNATLVFKRMDA; encoded by the coding sequence ATGAAGCGGGTTGTCATCACGGGGATGGGGATTGTCTCGTCCATCGGAAATAACACCCAGGAAGTGCTTGCGAGCCTTCACGACGCAAAATCCGGAATCAAGCGCGCGGAAAAATACGCCGAGCTGGGCTTCCGTTCGCAGGTGCAGGGCGCGCCGACGCTCAATCCGGCCGACGTCATCGACCGGCGCGCGATGCGCTTCCTCGGCGAAGGCGCGGCGTGGAATCACGTCGCCATGGAGCAGGCGATCCAGGACTCCGGGCTTTCTCCGGAAGAAGTTTCCGATGTCCGCACCGGAATCATCATGGGCTCCGGCGGGCCGTCCGCGCGAACCATCGTGGAAGCGGCCGACATCACCCGAAGCAAGGGCCCCAAGCGCGTCGGACCGTTCGCGGTGCCGAAGGCGATGTCGTCGACGGCGTCCGCCACGCTCGCGACCTGGTTCAAGATCAAGGGCGTCAACTATTCGATCTCCTCGGCCTGCGCGACCTCGAACCACTGCATCGGCAACGCCTATGAGACGATCCAGATCGGCAAGCAGGACATGATCTTTGCCGGCGGCTGCGAGGAGCTCGACTGGTCGCTGTCGGTCTTGTTCGACGCCATGGGCGCGATGTCGTCAAAATACAACGACACCCCCGCCATCGCCTCGCGCCCCTACGACATCAGCCGCGACGGTTTTGTCATTGCCGGCGGCGCCGGCGTGGTGGTGCTGGAAGAGCTCGAACGCGCCAAGGCGCGCGGCGCGCGCATCTACGCCGAAGTGGTCGGCTATGGCGCGACATCAGACGGTTACGACATGGTCGCGCCGTCGGGCGAGGGCGCCGAGCGCTGCATGCGCATGGCGCTTGAAACCGTGAAAACCCCGATCGACTACATCAACCCGCACGCCACCTCGACGCCGGCCGGCGATCCCCCGGAAATCGAGGCGATCCGAAAGGTGTTCGGCACCGGCGATAAATGCCCGCCGATCTCGGCGACCAAGGCGCTGACCGGCCATTCGCTCGGCGCCACCGGCGTGCAGGAAGCGATCTATTCGCTCCTCATGATGAACAACGGCTTCGTCTGCGAGAGCGCCAACATCACCGAGCTCGATCCGGTGTTTGCCGACATGCCGATCGTGCGCAAGCGCATCGACAACGCCAAGCTCGGCACCGTGTTGTCGAACTCCTTCGGCTTCGGCGGCACCAACGCCACGCTGGTGTTCAAGCGGATGGATGCGTGA